The sequence CGAGATCTCCCGCTGGGAAGCCCGGGTAGTTCTCGACCTCGGTCGTGAGAGCCAATTGTCCCAACGGCAGCGTGCCGTTGATGCGGTTGTCTTCGGTAACGGCGCCCTCGAACACCAACGGCGCGAGATTGGCACGGGCGGTGTAAATAGCGGCGGTCCAGCCGGCCGGTCCGCTGCCGATGATGACTACTTTTTCGGGCACGCTAAGGCACTCCTTGCTCGGTTGCCGAGTTCAAAAAATCGACGTCCACTTCGCACAGCACGGGATGCCGGCCCTCCACGCCCAGGCATGCTTGGCACCTTATGCCTGCAACCCACAATTCATCGCGTCGACCGACAGACTGAAGGAGGAATTATAGGGTTTACTGGCAAGTGGTCCACCGCGGGCGAACTTGTCGGCAGCCAGCGGGTTCGATATCGTACCTTGCGGCTCCTTGGGGGGCCGCGCAAGTTATGACTACGTTAAGAGGTCAGGTGCCTTACCCCGTGTGCGACCGCACCTGGACATGCTTGAACTTGTGATGGCTTTTGTGCCATCATCCGCTGCGCAGCTGCGTGCGTGCCATCCCGGTTTGATGCGCTGGCATCCCACGTGTCCCATGATCGAAAGTCGATTACATGAATGCCATGCCCGTGATGCTCGGAGTGCTGTGCGTACTTGCGATTTCGTATCGTTATTACAGCGCATTCCTGGCCACGCGGGTGGCGGTTCTCGACGACTCTCGGATCACGCCGGCTCATGAGTTCAACGACGGGCAGAACTACCACCCGACGCACAAGTGGGTGTTGTTTGGCCATCACTTTGCGGCCATCTCGGGCGCGGGGCCGTTGATCGGTCCGGTGCTGGCGATTCAGTTCGGATATCTGCCTGGGCTAATCTGGTTGATCGTCGGGGTATGCCTGGCCGGGGCTGTGCAAGACATGCTGGTGCTGGCCGCCAGTGTCCGTCGCGGCGGACGGTCGTTGGCCGAGATTGCGCGAGCCGAAA is a genomic window of Pirellulales bacterium containing:
- a CDS encoding carbon starvation CstA family protein → MNAMPVMLGVLCVLAISYRYYSAFLATRVAVLDDSRITPAHEFNDGQNYHPTHKWVLFGHHFAAISGAGPLIGPVLAIQFGYLPGLIWLIVGVCLAGAVQDMLVLAASVRRGGRSLAEIARAEIGPIAGTTASIAILFVVVIALSGLGVVVVKALGGEEIKLAPGTVLEAPQDDQIELVQEHGRFVARLPAGTRITYTGGAAVTRSEEFLVSVDQMGDKVESPEVLFQATENRITLPAGAKQAV